The following proteins are co-located in the Polystyrenella longa genome:
- a CDS encoding dihydrodipicolinate synthase family protein, whose protein sequence is MTDSKLPKPLSGIIPPMITPLKDRNTLDIEGLERLVEHIIAGGVHGLFVLGTTGEAPSLSYQLRQEVLERTCNLVKGRIPVIVGITDTSYVESVNLAEFAADCGADAVVLAAPYYFPAGQPELLEYVTHIAPELPLPMYLYNMPSLTKVTFDPSMVKQALDIPNVIGLKDSSGNMIYLHEIIQICKDRPDFTLLVGPEQLLAESVLMGGHGGINGGANLAPKLYVDLYNAAKAEDMATVRKLHNQVMELAMSIYTVGKHGSTYLKGLKCALSCAGICSDMLAEPFTNFKDAERAQVNSALEKLGLLSDKASC, encoded by the coding sequence ATGACTGATTCTAAATTACCTAAACCGCTCAGCGGCATTATCCCTCCGATGATCACTCCGTTAAAGGATCGAAACACGCTCGACATCGAGGGTCTCGAACGGTTGGTCGAACATATTATTGCCGGGGGCGTTCATGGTCTATTCGTCTTGGGCACGACGGGGGAAGCCCCGAGCCTCAGCTATCAGTTACGACAGGAAGTGCTGGAGCGAACCTGCAACCTGGTGAAAGGCCGCATTCCCGTGATTGTCGGCATCACCGATACTTCTTATGTGGAATCCGTCAACCTGGCTGAGTTCGCCGCCGACTGTGGTGCCGATGCCGTGGTGCTTGCCGCTCCGTATTACTTCCCAGCGGGACAACCGGAACTCCTGGAATATGTCACCCATATTGCACCGGAGCTTCCGCTGCCAATGTATCTGTACAACATGCCGAGCCTCACCAAAGTGACGTTCGATCCCAGCATGGTCAAACAGGCTTTAGACATCCCCAACGTCATCGGGCTTAAAGACAGCTCGGGAAATATGATCTATCTGCATGAGATCATTCAGATCTGCAAAGACCGTCCCGACTTCACCTTACTCGTGGGTCCCGAACAGCTACTGGCCGAGTCTGTTTTGATGGGTGGCCATGGTGGAATTAACGGAGGAGCCAACCTGGCGCCGAAGTTGTACGTCGATCTGTACAATGCTGCCAAAGCAGAAGACATGGCGACCGTCCGCAAACTGCACAATCAGGTTATGGAACTGGCCATGTCGATCTACACCGTTGGCAAACATGGTTCGACCTACCTGAAAGGGCTTAAATGTGCTCTCTCTTGTGCCGGTATCTGTAGCGACATGCTGGCCGAGCCATTCACAAACTTTAAAGATGCTGAACGGGCACAGGTTAATTCGGCCTTGGAGAAATTGGGATTGCTCTCTGACAAAGCTTCCTGTTGA
- a CDS encoding secondary thiamine-phosphate synthase enzyme YjbQ, translating into MSTIWIQREIRLPAKRRGFHIVTHLIENEIPELELLECGILHLFIKHTSASISINENADSDVPIDLESSMNAIAPEDFPYRHTCEGPDDMPAHVKSSLIGASLNIPVTNGRLNLGTWQGIYLCEHRDHGGSRKIVITLQGSKGE; encoded by the coding sequence ATGTCCACCATCTGGATACAACGTGAGATCAGGTTGCCGGCGAAGCGGCGTGGGTTTCATATTGTGACCCATCTGATTGAAAATGAGATTCCTGAACTTGAACTGTTGGAGTGCGGGATTCTGCATCTCTTTATCAAACATACTTCCGCCTCGATTTCCATCAATGAAAACGCTGACTCTGATGTGCCCATCGATTTGGAATCGTCAATGAATGCGATTGCTCCGGAGGATTTTCCTTACCGGCATACGTGTGAAGGGCCGGACGATATGCCCGCGCATGTCAAAAGTTCGCTGATTGGGGCATCGCTGAATATCCCTGTGACGAATGGTCGGTTGAACTTAGGAACGTGGCAAGGTATTTATTTATGCGAACACCGCGATCATGGTGGCAGCCGCAAAATCGTCATTACTTTACAGGGATCCAAAGGGGAATAA
- a CDS encoding aldehyde dehydrogenase (NADP(+)) has translation MAVSKVLIGGKWIESAGKETFQALNPATGELLPEQFPVSPWSEIKEAIQAAAVAASAVKQWPGERFARFLEDYAIEIEARADALVEAAHLETAYPVSPRIKDVELPRTSNQLRTAAQAARTGAWKQATIDTASNIRSEFGPLGPIAIFGPNNFPLAFNGMAGGDFAAAVAAGNPVITKGHPAHPATTRILAEAAYMAAEKTQMPPGFVQLLYQMDYKDGEKLVSHPLMGATAFTGSRQGGLALKAAADKAGKPIYLELSSINPIFLLPEVLEEKGESLAEEFTGSCLMGTGQFCTNPGLVVVPATSAGQDFIKSVTEKFKAAPTGTLLAKNVEQNLLDGIRTLKAAGAELLTGGEAVDGDRLTCQNTLLKVSAADFLKNAEALQSEAFGNASLLVVADDVKQMLAIAESLEGNLTGCLYSESTGKDDAAYDQVAPVLRQKVGRLLNDKMPTGVAVVPSMNHGGPYPSTGHPGFTSVGIPASLVRFGMLQCYDNVRPHRLPATLQDKNPTGETSRLIDGEWTVADVSNS, from the coding sequence ATGGCGGTTAGCAAAGTCCTCATCGGAGGAAAGTGGATCGAATCAGCAGGCAAGGAAACTTTTCAAGCCCTGAATCCAGCAACAGGCGAATTGTTGCCTGAACAGTTCCCCGTTAGTCCCTGGTCCGAAATTAAAGAGGCGATTCAGGCAGCAGCAGTGGCTGCCAGTGCTGTTAAACAATGGCCGGGCGAGCGGTTCGCACGCTTCCTGGAAGATTACGCGATTGAGATCGAAGCCCGCGCTGACGCTCTGGTGGAAGCGGCGCATCTGGAAACGGCCTATCCGGTCTCCCCTCGAATTAAAGATGTGGAACTTCCACGCACGTCGAATCAGTTGCGCACTGCGGCGCAGGCCGCGCGAACGGGCGCCTGGAAGCAGGCGACGATTGACACCGCATCGAACATTCGTTCGGAGTTCGGACCACTCGGGCCCATTGCCATATTCGGACCGAATAACTTCCCACTGGCATTCAATGGAATGGCGGGGGGAGACTTTGCGGCAGCCGTTGCGGCAGGAAATCCAGTGATTACCAAAGGACATCCCGCTCATCCGGCGACCACTCGCATTCTGGCCGAAGCAGCTTACATGGCGGCGGAAAAAACACAAATGCCTCCCGGCTTCGTCCAACTCCTGTACCAGATGGATTACAAAGATGGCGAGAAACTCGTCTCTCATCCGCTGATGGGGGCGACTGCTTTTACCGGTTCTCGCCAAGGGGGACTGGCTTTGAAAGCGGCTGCGGACAAAGCAGGGAAACCAATCTATCTGGAGCTATCCAGCATCAACCCCATCTTCCTGCTGCCCGAAGTTCTGGAAGAAAAAGGAGAAAGCCTCGCGGAAGAATTTACCGGCAGTTGCCTCATGGGAACGGGGCAGTTCTGTACGAATCCCGGTCTCGTGGTAGTCCCCGCGACCTCGGCGGGGCAGGACTTCATTAAGTCGGTAACCGAAAAATTCAAAGCGGCTCCGACGGGAACGCTTCTGGCGAAGAATGTCGAACAGAATTTACTCGACGGTATTCGCACCCTGAAAGCAGCTGGCGCCGAATTGCTAACGGGAGGAGAAGCGGTCGACGGGGATCGTTTGACCTGTCAGAACACGCTGCTCAAAGTTTCTGCTGCCGACTTTCTCAAGAATGCCGAGGCGCTGCAGTCAGAGGCGTTTGGAAATGCTTCGTTACTGGTTGTTGCTGACGACGTTAAGCAGATGCTCGCCATTGCCGAGTCCCTAGAAGGAAATCTGACCGGTTGTTTGTACAGTGAATCGACTGGTAAGGATGACGCAGCCTACGATCAGGTAGCTCCGGTTCTCCGTCAGAAAGTCGGTCGCCTGCTAAACGACAAAATGCCCACCGGAGTTGCTGTTGTCCCTTCAATGAATCATGGCGGGCCCTACCCTTCGACCGGGCATCCCGGATTCACCTCGGTCGGTATTCCGGCGTCTCTCGTAAGGTTTGGTATGCTTCAATGTTATGACAACGTCCGCCCGCATCGACTCCCTGCGACGTTGCAGGATAAGAACCCTACCGGGGAAACAAGTCGTCTCATCGATGGTGAATGGACTGTGGCGGACGTCAGTAATTCATAG
- the kdsA gene encoding 3-deoxy-8-phosphooctulonate synthase: MPSDPIIFQTPGRRAYRCGTGCPLMVIAGPCVMESLDLLKEVSASIAKLGEDLGLPVVFKSSFDKANRTSIKSYRGPGLDEGLRMLESIKSETGLPVTTDIHEAGQADSVASVCEIVQIPAFLARQTDLIVATAEATAKYGGVINIKKPQFVAPEDTLHAVRKAEEAGNANIMLTERGTVFGYGRLVNDFRAIPIMKQHGVPVIFDATHSVQTPGGSTTGGQREMIRPLARAAVAAGVDAVFIETHPDPDNAKSDGPNMLPLSQLAALISELKQLRELTLSFP; this comes from the coding sequence GTGCCCTCTGATCCTATCATCTTCCAGACTCCCGGCCGGAGAGCCTACCGCTGTGGCACGGGGTGCCCGTTGATGGTGATCGCTGGCCCGTGTGTTATGGAAAGCCTCGATCTGCTTAAAGAGGTGTCGGCTTCGATTGCGAAATTAGGAGAAGATCTGGGCCTCCCTGTCGTCTTCAAATCGAGTTTCGATAAAGCCAACCGAACGAGCATCAAGTCCTACCGGGGGCCTGGACTCGACGAAGGTTTGCGGATGCTGGAGTCGATCAAATCCGAGACCGGACTTCCCGTGACAACCGACATCCACGAGGCAGGCCAAGCGGATTCCGTAGCCTCTGTTTGTGAAATCGTACAGATCCCCGCCTTCCTGGCACGGCAGACCGATTTAATCGTGGCGACGGCAGAAGCGACCGCGAAATATGGCGGCGTCATTAATATCAAGAAGCCACAATTCGTTGCTCCAGAAGATACACTACATGCCGTTCGCAAAGCGGAGGAAGCGGGGAATGCGAATATCATGCTGACCGAACGGGGAACAGTCTTTGGCTACGGTCGGTTGGTCAATGATTTTCGTGCCATTCCGATTATGAAGCAACATGGCGTTCCCGTGATTTTTGATGCAACACACAGTGTGCAGACGCCCGGTGGGAGTACGACGGGTGGACAGCGGGAGATGATTCGTCCGCTTGCTCGCGCAGCAGTTGCAGCGGGTGTTGATGCCGTTTTTATAGAGACCCATCCTGATCCGGATAATGCCAAGAGCGACGGACCGAATATGTTACCACTTTCTCAACTTGCGGCTTTGATTTCAGAACTGAAACAACTTCGCGAACTAACGCTCTCCTTTCCATAA
- a CDS encoding tetratricopeptide repeat protein, with the protein MKTFLNKSYLSDSTSIRFKPGLLSLLVLILSLSHSGCRPPDDIPANNDEDNASSVDANASSDSDEQCERWVSSIISMSHPEQHSIRVENEMILGLLNDWSNSCGASDGSIDSEKLKQWLSEEQISELSPGRFQLRDTDHIRDSILHYLIWETVATGQDSDIQRVLQVFDFAINNIALVPEIGQLGLTSHQNLKWGMGTAEDRALLFADILRQNRIDSCIVRPKGGVSEQSPWLVGVILRDGVYLFSTQLGMPIPGLEQDNASYAITDVATLEEVTSDESVIANLNLDDEHPFPLTFDGLKDVSIEMIGYPELWLPRFSRFQTQLPLDSKFLLYDGLIDDESGQGLPTRLVTQSNGKWKEEDLTIWSYPLKKREKVDLSEQQQQIVNVFSGSFRAYFEGAQEIEGNETVFKLTHSNAVGRTRLSYLVGNHQQAIKQFVGIQVMMNGGTDSSVLSVEQLQQIGKPQEAAYTEMAQSNISYWLAVAQLALGRYDQSADMFTEYNRKYGSQGSWSKPAFINAVPAYARSGKYALAIRMLDQLINQLPEGSLDRYGLELQLKRIRQVQTEERLKKSN; encoded by the coding sequence ATGAAAACATTTTTGAACAAGTCTTACTTGAGCGATTCCACTTCTATCCGCTTCAAGCCGGGATTACTGTCGCTGCTCGTTCTAATTCTGAGCCTTTCTCACTCCGGGTGTCGTCCGCCTGACGACATTCCCGCTAACAATGATGAAGATAATGCCTCTTCGGTGGATGCGAATGCTTCTTCAGATTCAGACGAGCAATGCGAGCGATGGGTGTCCTCGATCATCTCGATGAGCCATCCCGAACAACACTCAATTCGAGTCGAAAATGAAATGATTCTTGGACTGTTGAATGACTGGTCGAATAGTTGCGGTGCCAGCGATGGAAGTATCGATTCCGAAAAACTGAAACAGTGGCTCAGTGAAGAGCAGATTTCAGAACTGTCACCGGGCCGGTTTCAACTTCGTGATACCGACCATATTCGTGACTCAATTTTGCATTATCTGATCTGGGAGACGGTGGCTACCGGACAAGATTCGGATATTCAACGCGTGCTACAGGTGTTCGACTTTGCAATAAACAACATTGCGCTCGTTCCGGAAATTGGTCAGCTTGGCCTGACTTCTCACCAGAACCTGAAATGGGGGATGGGAACAGCAGAGGACCGTGCATTATTGTTTGCAGATATTCTTCGTCAGAATCGAATCGACAGTTGTATCGTCAGGCCCAAGGGCGGAGTTAGCGAACAGTCTCCCTGGCTTGTTGGAGTCATTCTGCGCGATGGCGTCTATCTATTCAGCACTCAATTGGGAATGCCAATTCCAGGTCTTGAGCAGGATAATGCTTCCTATGCTATTACGGATGTGGCTACCTTGGAGGAAGTGACCAGCGACGAGAGTGTCATTGCGAATCTCAATCTCGACGATGAACATCCCTTTCCACTGACCTTCGATGGCCTTAAAGATGTAAGCATCGAAATGATTGGATATCCCGAATTGTGGTTGCCTCGTTTTAGCCGCTTCCAGACTCAGTTACCTCTTGATTCCAAGTTTTTGCTTTACGATGGTCTAATAGATGATGAGAGTGGCCAAGGGCTTCCGACCCGATTGGTGACTCAATCGAATGGCAAGTGGAAAGAGGAGGATTTAACAATCTGGTCGTACCCTCTCAAGAAACGGGAAAAAGTCGATTTATCGGAACAGCAACAACAGATCGTGAATGTGTTTTCTGGTTCATTCCGTGCCTATTTTGAAGGAGCGCAGGAAATTGAAGGAAACGAGACTGTCTTTAAGCTGACGCATTCGAACGCGGTAGGAAGAACTCGATTGTCCTATCTGGTGGGAAATCATCAACAGGCGATAAAACAGTTCGTCGGTATTCAAGTGATGATGAATGGTGGGACCGATAGCTCAGTGCTATCGGTAGAACAACTTCAGCAAATCGGTAAACCTCAGGAAGCGGCCTATACTGAAATGGCCCAAAGCAATATCTCATACTGGTTGGCAGTGGCGCAGTTGGCATTGGGACGATACGACCAATCGGCGGATATGTTCACTGAATATAATCGCAAGTATGGTTCGCAAGGTTCCTGGAGCAAACCGGCATTCATAAATGCAGTACCTGCATATGCACGAAGTGGTAAATACGCATTGGCGATCCGAATGCTAGATCAGCTGATAAATCAGCTGCCCGAGGGATCATTGGACCGATATGGTTTGGAATTACAGCTAAAACGAATTCGTCAGGTTCAGACTGAGGAACGACTCAAAAAATCGAATTAA
- a CDS encoding sodium:solute symporter has translation MLSNIDLAVLIVYLGGMVAFGFWFARKSSSTEEFMAAGRSLPGWAVGLSIFGTFVSSISFLANPGKSFGGNWNPFVFGLSLPLAAFIAAKWFVPFYRKSGEVSAYSHLEHRFGVWARLYVVCCFLVLQIVRIGVIMMLAATPIRLMTGWDMSTIIIVIGILVTLYTLLGGIEAVIWTDVVQSVVLTGGAILCIILIMIDMPEGPGQIFDIAMNAEVDGKTVNKFSLGSFSPSLMVAAPTFWITLIYGLFINLNNFGIDQSFVQRYITAKTDKDATQSVWLGAWLFLPTSAMLFFIGTALYAYTQADTGFLEEAAHNVRAFDENVDADTAHEDVLKNDEVFPAFIAYRLPVGVKGILIAAIFAAAMSSIDSSLNSSATLILADFYKRFKNPNASERASMTVLYSTTLILGFIGTLLGLGLMGQDSMLDIWWKLSGILSGGMLGLFLLGIISKRAGNPAAILGVILGMIVIAWMTISSIIESLDKAIADPSSPSPFEFMRGIIEPIRIVETNMNGLMTIVFGTLTIVLSGMLFGLFFKKPQPIEPKNSIEASSEK, from the coding sequence ATGCTTTCGAATATCGACCTGGCTGTTTTAATCGTCTACCTCGGTGGAATGGTTGCCTTCGGTTTCTGGTTCGCTCGTAAGAGTTCCAGCACTGAAGAGTTCATGGCCGCGGGACGTTCCTTACCTGGCTGGGCTGTCGGCTTGTCTATCTTTGGAACGTTTGTCAGTTCGATCTCTTTCCTGGCCAACCCAGGGAAATCGTTCGGCGGGAACTGGAACCCCTTCGTTTTTGGACTGTCACTGCCACTCGCTGCGTTTATCGCCGCGAAATGGTTTGTGCCCTTTTATCGTAAATCGGGCGAAGTCTCCGCCTATTCTCATCTGGAACATCGATTCGGTGTCTGGGCTCGCTTGTATGTCGTCTGTTGTTTCCTGGTGCTGCAAATCGTCCGTATAGGCGTGATCATGATGCTGGCAGCAACCCCCATTCGCTTGATGACCGGTTGGGACATGTCGACGATCATCATTGTGATTGGAATTCTCGTCACCCTCTATACCTTGCTCGGGGGGATTGAAGCGGTGATCTGGACCGACGTGGTTCAGAGTGTCGTACTGACAGGCGGGGCTATTTTGTGCATCATCCTCATCATGATCGACATGCCCGAAGGACCGGGACAGATTTTCGATATCGCCATGAATGCCGAAGTTGACGGAAAAACGGTAAACAAATTCTCGCTTGGTTCGTTCTCCCCCTCTCTGATGGTTGCTGCACCGACTTTCTGGATCACCTTGATTTACGGTCTGTTTATTAACCTGAATAACTTCGGGATCGATCAAAGTTTCGTCCAACGCTACATCACAGCCAAAACCGACAAAGACGCGACTCAGAGTGTCTGGTTGGGAGCTTGGTTGTTTCTGCCGACTTCGGCTATGCTCTTCTTCATCGGTACTGCACTTTACGCCTACACCCAGGCGGACACCGGTTTCCTGGAAGAAGCCGCCCACAATGTTCGAGCGTTTGATGAAAATGTCGACGCCGACACGGCCCATGAGGACGTCTTGAAAAACGACGAAGTCTTCCCGGCGTTCATCGCCTACCGACTTCCCGTAGGGGTGAAAGGGATCCTCATTGCCGCGATCTTCGCAGCCGCGATGAGTAGTATCGACAGTAGCTTGAACAGCTCAGCGACATTGATTCTGGCAGACTTCTACAAACGATTTAAGAACCCGAATGCGAGCGAGCGGGCATCAATGACCGTACTTTACTCCACCACATTAATCCTGGGATTTATAGGCACCCTACTTGGGTTGGGTTTAATGGGCCAGGATTCAATGCTCGATATCTGGTGGAAACTCTCCGGGATACTTTCGGGGGGAATGCTCGGATTATTCCTGTTGGGCATTATTTCCAAACGGGCGGGAAACCCGGCAGCAATACTTGGAGTCATTCTCGGAATGATTGTGATTGCCTGGATGACCATTTCCAGCATTATCGAATCACTCGACAAAGCGATCGCAGACCCCTCTAGTCCTTCACCCTTTGAATTCATGCGAGGCATCATTGAGCCGATTCGAATTGTCGAAACCAACATGAATGGTTTGATGACGATCGTCTTTGGAACCTTAACGATTGTATTGAGCGGAATGCTGTTTGGTCTCTTCTTCAAGAAACCCCAACCCATCGAGCCGAAGAACAGTATTGAGGCCTCGTCCGAGAAGTAA
- the larA gene encoding nickel-dependent lactate racemase produces the protein MQIKLDYGTTGMLVEVPDQNIVGPLTLKPAEPIEDTEAAVLEVLRRPTGTKPLKELAAGKSSACILICDITRPVPNQVILEQILPELESAGVERSAITILIATGLHRPNEGEELIELVGEEIAKNYRVENHFGKNRDEHTYLGESTRGVPAWIDTRFVEADLKITVGLIEPHLMAGYSGGRKLICPGIAALETVKVWHSPRFIEHPNADCGILEGNPVHEENTEIAKMAGCDFIVNVTLDEQRRVTKVVGGDMEAAFMEGVRFVEQFVKAEVNGKCDVVLTSSAGYPLDNTFYQSIKGLTGVLPIIKEGGRIIIVAKIGEGIGSPEFQQLFEENENLVTFMDRITNTDYFVMDQWQLEELAKVCRKAKVTYVTEGLSAEQLKNLYVESAPSVEVAIQAALQEHGTDAKIAVIPKGPYVLPVLA, from the coding sequence ATGCAGATTAAACTCGACTATGGAACTACGGGCATGTTGGTCGAAGTTCCAGACCAGAACATCGTCGGCCCCTTAACCTTGAAACCGGCTGAACCTATTGAAGATACAGAGGCGGCGGTGCTGGAAGTCCTCCGGCGACCCACCGGTACCAAACCACTCAAGGAACTGGCCGCAGGTAAGTCTTCCGCCTGCATTCTAATCTGTGACATCACGCGACCTGTTCCCAATCAAGTTATTCTCGAACAGATTTTACCGGAACTCGAATCTGCCGGTGTTGAACGAAGTGCGATTACAATCCTGATCGCTACTGGTCTTCATCGCCCGAACGAAGGGGAGGAACTCATCGAGTTGGTCGGTGAGGAGATTGCGAAAAACTATCGCGTTGAAAATCACTTCGGAAAAAATCGGGATGAGCATACCTACCTTGGCGAATCGACTCGTGGTGTGCCGGCCTGGATTGATACCCGATTTGTTGAAGCGGATCTAAAAATCACCGTCGGCCTCATTGAACCTCATCTAATGGCGGGATACTCGGGAGGGCGTAAATTGATCTGCCCCGGCATCGCGGCACTGGAAACGGTCAAGGTGTGGCACAGCCCACGATTTATTGAACACCCCAATGCCGACTGCGGCATCCTGGAAGGGAACCCGGTTCACGAAGAGAATACTGAGATCGCGAAGATGGCGGGCTGCGATTTCATCGTGAACGTAACCCTGGATGAACAGCGCCGCGTTACAAAAGTGGTCGGCGGTGACATGGAAGCGGCCTTCATGGAGGGCGTGCGTTTTGTAGAACAGTTCGTCAAAGCGGAAGTCAACGGTAAATGTGATGTTGTCTTGACCAGCTCCGCCGGATATCCACTCGACAATACCTTTTACCAGTCGATCAAAGGTTTAACGGGAGTCCTTCCTATTATCAAAGAAGGAGGCCGCATCATCATCGTGGCGAAAATTGGCGAAGGGATCGGTAGCCCGGAGTTCCAGCAACTGTTTGAAGAGAACGAGAACCTTGTCACGTTCATGGATCGCATCACAAACACGGATTACTTCGTGATGGACCAGTGGCAATTGGAAGAGCTGGCCAAAGTCTGCCGGAAGGCAAAAGTCACTTATGTGACGGAAGGGCTCTCCGCAGAGCAACTTAAAAACTTGTACGTTGAATCAGCCCCCTCAGTCGAGGTCGCTATCCAAGCGGCACTCCAGGAGCATGGCACCGACGCGAAGATTGCCGTAATCCCTAAAGGGCCGTACGTTCTTCCGGTACTTGCCTGA
- a CDS encoding DNA-binding transcriptional response regulator codes for MSRYLVVCSDLIFTSKVSGTAQMLGLSCETVMSGAKAESVLDANDDFVGMVLDLNTPGLNLETLLRKTSAELKAKTVAFGPHVEVDKLKQAQELGCAGVFTRGQFTSELPAILQKYVS; via the coding sequence ATGTCCCGTTATCTCGTTGTCTGCAGCGATCTCATTTTTACCAGCAAAGTTTCTGGTACCGCACAAATGTTAGGTTTGAGCTGCGAGACCGTCATGAGCGGTGCCAAAGCCGAGTCAGTTCTGGATGCGAACGACGACTTCGTCGGCATGGTCCTCGATTTGAATACCCCCGGATTGAATCTGGAGACGCTTCTAAGGAAGACCTCGGCAGAACTGAAAGCGAAAACGGTCGCGTTCGGCCCCCACGTCGAAGTCGACAAGTTGAAGCAGGCCCAGGAACTCGGCTGCGCAGGCGTGTTCACCCGTGGTCAGTTTACTTCTGAACTGCCCGCAATCCTGCAGAAGTACGTCAGCTAG
- a CDS encoding ferritin-like domain-containing protein: MEIRHFAERVLLSDSLEEKLRPVEEPFTDEHPGDPLRVEEPTRPANLQFAPRRSAPSMPHPLSFKDQQKRAVAHHIMANHELQALEVMAYMLLAFPEAPTEFRLGMTTVMADEQRHTRMHQVRGAALGIKFGDLPVNCYIWKKALSFENELDYLAGLPLTFEGRNLDHTIEFETFFLEAGDPKSAAMMRQIHKDEIGHVSFGIEWLRKMKAPGDSDWEAFCKHLHWPLRPFKAKGDTFQDEARRAAGLSDEFIQQLRESGPDTGVDE; encoded by the coding sequence ATGGAAATCCGCCATTTTGCTGAACGTGTTCTGCTCTCCGATTCTCTGGAAGAGAAACTGCGGCCGGTGGAGGAACCCTTCACCGACGAGCATCCGGGGGACCCTCTCCGGGTGGAAGAACCCACTCGTCCTGCGAATTTGCAGTTTGCTCCGCGACGTTCTGCACCATCGATGCCGCACCCGCTCAGTTTTAAAGATCAACAGAAACGTGCTGTGGCCCATCACATCATGGCCAACCACGAGTTACAGGCCCTCGAAGTGATGGCCTACATGCTGCTTGCCTTTCCTGAAGCGCCTACGGAGTTCCGCTTGGGCATGACCACCGTGATGGCGGACGAACAGCGGCATACCCGCATGCATCAAGTTCGCGGGGCGGCATTGGGGATTAAATTCGGTGATTTGCCAGTGAACTGCTACATCTGGAAGAAAGCTCTCAGTTTCGAAAACGAACTCGACTACCTCGCCGGGTTACCTCTCACCTTCGAAGGGCGGAACCTCGACCATACGATTGAATTCGAAACCTTCTTCCTGGAAGCGGGTGATCCTAAAAGTGCAGCGATGATGCGTCAGATTCACAAAGATGAAATCGGCCATGTCTCTTTTGGTATCGAATGGCTGCGTAAGATGAAGGCACCTGGCGATTCGGACTGGGAAGCCTTTTGCAAACATCTCCACTGGCCTTTGCGACCGTTCAAAGCGAAAGGGGACACCTTTCAGGACGAGGCGAGGCGAGCGGCCGGACTCTCCGATGAATTCATCCAGCAGCTTCGAGAGAGTGGCCCCGACACAGGTGTCGATGAATAG
- a CDS encoding tRNA dihydrouridine synthase produces MSTELTETSQPIGIPIDPADKPIVIGGRTIPTRFFLAPLAGFTHLSFRLAIRELGGLGLATTDLVLADSILARGKRAVELTRTCPEDTPMAVQIYGGKTEHLVEAAKFLEDQNYKSIDINMGCPMAKITGNGGGARLMCDTDNACQLVSLVVNAVDIPVTVKMRLGWDSENITAPALAREFEQQGVKAITIHGRTREQGFHGEISVDGIRDTVEAVDNIPVVGNGDVRNPADAYRLMEMTGCAAVAIGRGALFDPWIFRKIDDYGAGREPREPDPEELIQFLIRHFYLMVDQHAQYSCIMFRKFSAWYGAKLGVPEDLEDRLRKFNSYSEFDEIVEQIRERQGERESSVPTAMLKIPNGPIAHW; encoded by the coding sequence ATGAGTACCGAACTGACAGAAACTTCCCAGCCGATTGGAATCCCGATCGATCCCGCCGACAAACCGATTGTCATCGGTGGTAGGACGATACCCACACGGTTCTTCCTGGCGCCGTTGGCTGGATTTACGCACCTCTCCTTTCGGCTGGCTATTCGCGAACTGGGAGGACTGGGGCTCGCAACGACTGACCTCGTGCTGGCGGACAGTATACTTGCGCGGGGAAAAAGAGCGGTCGAGCTGACACGGACGTGTCCCGAAGATACACCGATGGCAGTGCAGATTTACGGTGGCAAAACCGAGCACCTCGTTGAAGCGGCGAAGTTCCTGGAAGATCAGAACTATAAATCGATCGACATCAATATGGGCTGTCCCATGGCGAAAATCACTGGAAACGGTGGTGGCGCCCGACTGATGTGTGATACGGATAACGCCTGTCAGTTGGTCTCACTGGTGGTCAACGCGGTTGACATCCCCGTGACAGTCAAGATGCGATTGGGGTGGGATTCGGAGAACATTACTGCTCCTGCCCTCGCCCGCGAGTTTGAACAGCAAGGTGTCAAAGCTATTACCATTCATGGTCGAACTCGGGAACAAGGTTTCCACGGAGAAATCAGTGTCGACGGGATCCGTGATACAGTGGAAGCGGTAGACAACATCCCCGTTGTTGGAAATGGCGATGTTCGTAACCCGGCGGACGCCTATCGGTTGATGGAAATGACCGGTTGTGCTGCAGTGGCCATTGGAAGAGGGGCACTTTTTGATCCCTGGATTTTCCGCAAAATTGATGACTACGGTGCGGGACGGGAGCCCCGTGAACCGGATCCAGAAGAGTTAATCCAGTTCCTGATCAGACATTTTTACCTGATGGTCGATCAGCACGCGCAATACAGTTGCATTATGTTCCGCAAGTTCTCTGCCTGGTATGGAGCCAAGCTGGGAGTTCCTGAAGATCTTGAAGACCGACTCCGTAAGTTTAACTCTTACAGTGAGTTCGATGAAATCGTCGAGCAAATTCGGGAGCGTCAAGGCGAGCGGGAATCGTCTGTTCCAACCGCCATGCTCAAAATTCCCAACGGACCGATTGCGCATTGGTAA